The Anaerolineae bacterium genome includes a window with the following:
- a CDS encoding ATP-binding protein translates to MQSSKGMGIRAKIIAAMVALLVFITLLSFWASYMHEKKSLLTNMQDNAVILNRALIIGITNQKSIAEKVSLQALVEELSLTEGIFGVWVIDSSGRITSATFREQVGEVASSYLISNALQKGYYVSGFDTKMGEQVYSAVYPFKRGDKVFGLLEVAFELREYLYARPKDQVQLADQMKRDSRIMAESLSYSIENMQDVNRLIHIQRLVDRLTSESEIISRIMIVDDNSRIIACSDLNRVGMIAADKGVKAIINGAESYTRLSPGQKIYMFDMPLRIDGEFKGVVSIGYDATAYYARLSEIFRFGLLISGMGIVLGIFLSFQVANTIIKPIQRLMEVTKGLAAGDLSQRAVVNSRDEVGALAAAFNRMAEDLAVSKNKIDQYSKTLEKKVQQRTQDLEKANNELMVIQNELMETNMAKSEFLSTASHELRTPLTTLLGYSELLLTRTLTESQKKDFLGFISEESIHLSNIVDDLLDVSRIESQKDFSFTKKPVNLADILSKNINFYSKAETGHRIIADIEENLPLVSADKERIDQVIKNILDNAIKYSPGGDIMCKAFARDDIVWISVQDHGIGIAKQDLRYIFDKFFRVRRKETEKISGTGLGMSIIKYIVESHGGRVTIKSELDKGTTVGFGLFRL, encoded by the coding sequence ATGCAATCCTCAAAAGGTATGGGCATACGGGCCAAGATTATAGCAGCTATGGTTGCATTGCTTGTCTTCATTACGCTGCTATCCTTCTGGGCCAGCTATATGCACGAAAAGAAGAGCCTTCTTACCAACATGCAGGATAATGCCGTTATCTTGAACCGCGCACTGATTATCGGTATTACAAACCAGAAAAGTATTGCCGAAAAGGTAAGCCTGCAAGCGCTTGTGGAGGAATTGTCCCTGACTGAAGGAATTTTCGGCGTATGGGTCATAGATAGTAGTGGTCGAATTACATCCGCCACATTCAGGGAGCAGGTTGGGGAAGTTGCATCTTCCTATCTTATTTCAAACGCATTACAAAAGGGTTACTATGTCAGCGGATTTGACACCAAGATGGGAGAGCAGGTCTATTCAGCGGTTTACCCTTTTAAAAGGGGGGATAAGGTTTTTGGTTTGCTGGAGGTTGCCTTTGAATTGCGCGAATATCTGTATGCGCGCCCCAAAGATCAGGTGCAACTTGCCGACCAGATGAAGAGAGACAGCCGCATTATGGCTGAATCGCTCAGTTACAGCATCGAAAACATGCAGGATGTAAACAGGCTGATTCATATTCAAAGATTAGTGGACAGATTAACATCGGAATCCGAGATTATTTCCCGGATCATGATTGTCGACGACAACAGCCGTATCATAGCGTGCAGTGATTTGAACAGGGTAGGCATGATTGCCGCTGATAAGGGGGTTAAGGCAATTATCAACGGGGCTGAAAGCTACACCAGGTTGTCGCCAGGTCAAAAAATATATATGTTTGATATGCCGCTGAGAATTGATGGTGAATTTAAAGGAGTGGTAAGCATCGGTTATGACGCAACAGCATATTATGCACGTTTGTCTGAAATCTTTCGCTTTGGTCTGCTGATCTCCGGGATGGGCATTGTCCTGGGGATATTTCTCTCCTTTCAAGTAGCCAACACCATTATTAAACCCATCCAGCGCCTGATGGAGGTTACAAAAGGACTTGCGGCAGGAGATCTTTCCCAAAGGGCTGTTGTGAATTCCAGAGATGAGGTCGGAGCTCTGGCTGCGGCTTTCAACCGTATGGCTGAAGATCTGGCGGTTTCAAAGAACAAAATAGATCAATATAGCAAAACCCTTGAAAAAAAGGTACAGCAACGCACCCAGGATTTGGAAAAAGCCAACAATGAATTAATGGTAATCCAAAATGAGCTGATGGAAACCAACATGGCTAAGTCAGAATTTTTAAGCACAGCCTCTCATGAGCTTCGAACACCCTTGACCACTCTTCTGGGATATAGCGAACTTCTCCTGACAAGAACTTTAACAGAAAGCCAGAAAAAAGATTTTTTGGGTTTTATTAGTGAGGAATCAATCCATCTGAGCAATATTGTTGATGACCTGCTCGACGTCTCACGGATAGAATCTCAAAAGGATTTTAGCTTTACAAAAAAGCCTGTTAATTTAGCTGATATCTTATCAAAAAACATTAATTTTTATTCCAAAGCAGAGACCGGCCACCGCATTATTGCAGACATAGAAGAAAATCTTCCCCTTGTAAGCGCGGATAAAGAGAGAATAGATCAGGTTATAAAGAACATTCTTGATAATGCAATTAAATACTCTCCGGGAGGCGATATTATGTGCAAGGCTTTTGCAAGAGATGATATTGTCTGGATTAGTGTGCAAGATCATGGTATCGGCATAGCAAAGCAGGATCTTCGCTATATCTTTGATAAGTTTTTCCGGGTAAGACGAAAGGAAACAGAGAAAATCAGCGGCACAGGTCTGGGTATGTCCATTATAAAATATATTGTAGAATCTCATGGCGGGAGGGTAACAATAAAAAGTGAACTTGACAAGGGCACAACGGTTGGTTTCGGACTCTTTCGGCTTTAG
- a CDS encoding multiheme c-type cytochrome yields the protein MAKLRFIIIVFTALLFEAVFFSLAPSLFQLHVRDVFANGEQYYIGNRKCRLCHFEYFKEWEKDPHANAFARLGRMKNNPYCLKCHTTGYRESQGFVSEKITPELRGVQCEACHGPGSKHKDNPYDKKALPIGRKIDYQSVCIKCHDRNWTPEFDYEKYRKRIEHRAESKVRKEVSSK from the coding sequence ATGGCTAAACTCCGATTCATTATTATTGTATTCACAGCCTTGCTCTTTGAGGCCGTCTTCTTTTCCCTTGCACCCTCACTCTTCCAACTGCATGTGCGCGATGTCTTTGCCAATGGAGAGCAATACTATATCGGCAACAGGAAATGCCGCCTCTGTCATTTCGAATACTTTAAGGAATGGGAAAAAGACCCCCATGCCAATGCCTTTGCACGGCTTGGAAGGATGAAAAACAACCCCTATTGTTTAAAATGTCACACCACCGGCTATCGCGAATCTCAGGGCTTTGTCAGCGAAAAGATTACACCGGAATTAAGGGGTGTCCAGTGCGAGGCCTGTCATGGTCCGGGCAGCAAACACAAGGATAACCCTTACGACAAGAAGGCGCTTCCGATCGGAAGAAAGATAGATTATCAAAGTGTCTGCATTAAATGTCACGATCGCAACTGGACCCCGGAATTTGATTATGAAAAATACCGGAAGCGGATTGAACACAGGGCCGAGTCTAAAGTGAGAAAAGAGGTGTCTTCTAAATGA
- a CDS encoding HD domain-containing phosphohydrolase — MTSSSDFDRKINNQQKQMKQLAEIGLALSAEKNISKLLEMIVDEARDLSNADAGTLYTVDDDKLHLSFEIMQNDSIANKIVLPKVPLYISGRPNHSNVSSYTALTGETINIPDVYKASGFDFTGPKKYDTTTGYRSKSMIVIPMKNHENDIIGVLQLLNAKNIKTGRVVSFPAKHVNLIASLASQAAVALTNTQLIQDLKNLFYSFIKSIATAVDEKSPYTGGHIRRVVFLTMMIAEEINKSHDGPFKDIYFNEDEIEELRLAAWMHDVGKITTPEHVIDKSTKLETMCDRIFLIETRFYLIAGLIKNRYLKRKIELLKNEENSRDKIKRIEQYLGDELKMLYNELDFIKACNNTKEFMNDDKIKRIKNIAKKTYSLNNEEHYYLTEDEVKNLCIRKGTLTWEERKIIENHAEMTLKILKQIPFPKKLANVPRYAASHHEKLDGSGYPSGLTAKEMPFQLRIMVVADIFEALTAKDRPYNKPRKLSHAIKIMECMKKDKHIDPDIYDLFVKKRLFYDYAKKEMISEQIDL, encoded by the coding sequence ATGACATCTTCGTCAGATTTTGATCGGAAAATCAACAACCAGCAAAAGCAGATGAAACAGCTTGCCGAGATAGGGCTGGCACTGTCTGCTGAAAAAAATATCAGCAAGCTGCTGGAAATGATTGTTGATGAAGCCAGAGATCTTTCAAATGCTGATGCAGGAACATTGTATACAGTCGATGACGACAAATTGCATCTTAGTTTTGAGATAATGCAGAATGACTCCATTGCGAACAAAATTGTCCTGCCTAAAGTTCCTCTTTATATAAGTGGACGTCCAAATCATTCCAATGTTTCATCATATACCGCTCTTACAGGTGAAACCATCAACATACCGGATGTCTATAAAGCATCAGGGTTTGATTTTACCGGCCCGAAAAAATACGATACAACCACAGGCTACAGATCAAAGTCCATGATTGTTATTCCAATGAAAAATCATGAAAATGATATTATTGGCGTGTTGCAGTTATTAAATGCCAAGAATATTAAAACAGGCAGGGTGGTGTCATTTCCCGCAAAACATGTAAATCTGATCGCTTCCCTTGCTTCGCAGGCCGCAGTTGCTTTGACCAACACACAACTCATCCAGGATCTGAAAAATTTATTCTATTCCTTTATCAAAAGCATTGCCACAGCTGTTGACGAAAAATCTCCATACACAGGAGGCCATATAAGGCGTGTCGTCTTTCTTACCATGATGATTGCAGAAGAAATAAACAAGTCTCATGATGGTCCGTTTAAAGATATTTATTTTAATGAAGATGAAATTGAAGAGTTGAGGCTTGCAGCATGGATGCACGATGTGGGCAAAATTACTACACCTGAGCACGTGATTGACAAGTCAACAAAACTCGAGACCATGTGTGACCGTATATTTCTTATTGAAACCAGATTTTATCTTATAGCCGGCTTAATTAAAAACAGATATTTAAAGCGTAAAATAGAATTACTGAAAAATGAAGAAAATTCCAGGGATAAAATAAAACGTATTGAGCAGTACCTTGGCGATGAATTAAAAATGCTTTATAATGAACTTGATTTTATCAAAGCATGTAACAATACAAAAGAATTTATGAATGATGACAAAATCAAAAGAATTAAAAATATCGCAAAAAAAACCTATTCACTAAATAATGAAGAACATTATTATCTTACTGAGGACGAGGTAAAGAATCTGTGTATTCGCAAAGGAACTCTAACCTGGGAAGAACGCAAAATTATAGAAAACCATGCTGAAATGACTCTTAAGATATTAAAACAGATCCCTTTTCCAAAAAAACTGGCAAATGTGCCGAGATACGCTGCATCACACCATGAAAAACTTGATGGATCAGGCTATCCAAGCGGTTTGACGGCAAAGGAAATGCCTTTTCAGTTGCGTATTATGGTTGTTGCTGATATTTTTGAAGCGCTGACTGCCAAGGACAGACCATATAATAAACCCAGAAAGCTCTCCCATGCGATAAAAATCATGGAGTGCATGAAAAAGGATAAGCATATTGATCCGGATATTTATGATCTGTTTGTCAAAAAACGTCTTTTTTATGACTATGCAAAAAAGGAAATGATTTCTGAACAAATAGATTTGTAG
- a CDS encoding Mrp/NBP35 family ATP-binding protein, translating to MEIINKKSCSAAKKQQVKSNHDAMVDESLKKIKNKIIVMSGKGGVGKTSVSVNLAIALADKGYKVGIMDVDLHGPDIPRMLGLEGMLTLNQNQKLTPMSFSENLQAVSVESLTLNKDDAIIWRGPIKHSAIRQFVADVEWGELDFLIIDSPPGTGDEPLSVAQTISDARAIIVTTPQEVALADVRKSINFCKTVKMEIFGLIENMSGFTCPNCGEKHNLFGSGGGEKTAETAGIAFLGKIPFDLNVVSCGDTGVSFQEKYKDSPVTKAFADIAGKMSKLIH from the coding sequence TAATTAATAAAAAAAGTTGTAGCGCGGCTAAAAAGCAACAAGTGAAATCTAATCATGATGCCATGGTAGATGAATCTCTAAAAAAAATAAAAAATAAAATCATTGTTATGAGCGGCAAAGGCGGTGTCGGCAAGACAAGCGTGTCTGTTAACCTTGCCATAGCCCTTGCCGACAAAGGTTATAAGGTTGGGATTATGGATGTTGATCTGCACGGGCCTGATATTCCCAGAATGCTCGGGCTTGAAGGGATGCTGACCCTGAATCAGAATCAGAAGCTTACGCCCATGAGTTTTTCTGAGAATCTCCAGGCTGTATCAGTAGAGTCTTTAACCCTAAATAAGGACGATGCGATAATATGGAGAGGTCCGATCAAACATTCTGCGATCAGACAATTTGTTGCCGATGTTGAATGGGGTGAGCTTGATTTCTTGATTATAGATTCTCCTCCAGGAACAGGTGACGAACCTCTTTCCGTTGCCCAGACTATTTCCGATGCCAGAGCAATCATAGTAACCACACCGCAGGAGGTAGCTCTTGCAGATGTCAGGAAATCAATTAATTTCTGTAAAACCGTAAAAATGGAGATTTTTGGTCTTATAGAAAATATGAGCGGTTTTACATGCCCCAATTGCGGTGAAAAACATAATCTGTTTGGATCAGGTGGTGGAGAGAAAACCGCTGAAACAGCAGGAATAGCTTTTTTAGGAAAAATTCCCTTTGACCTTAATGTTGTGTCATGTGGTGATACAGGTGTTTCTTTTCAGGAAAAATATAAAGATTCCCCGGTAACAAAGGCTTTTGCCGATATTGCCGGAAAAATGTCAAAACTTATACACTAA